One Gordonia pseudamarae genomic window, CTGACGCAGCCAGTCGAGCCACAGGGAGGTGGTCAGCCCGCCGGTGGAATGTCCGGCGACGACGATCCGGGCTGCCGAACCGACCTCCGCGCTCACCGCGCGCAAGGCGGCGGTGAGCTCCTCGCGATAACGGCTCAGGTCGGTGGTGAAGTGCGGGGTCTGGTTCTCGCGCAACGACCGCCCGCACTTGCGCAGGTCGAGGGCGTAGAACGCGTACCCACGCGCATGGAAGAAGTCTGCGAGCGGCTGCTGGAAGAAGTAGTCGGTGAAGCCGTGTACATGCAGGACCGCGCCACCACAGCCGGGGTCGGGCGCGTTGCGGCGGATCAGGGTGGCCGCGACCTCGCCCTCGCCGTCGGGGTCGGCACCCAGCGGGATCGTGGCCACCTCGTAGCGGTCGAGATAGTGGTCGGGCTGCCAGCTCAGCGCCGCGCGCGTGGTCGTGCCGGCCGACGGCGTGGTGGTGACGGCTGCGGCATTGTCGGTGGAACTCACGGCCTCCACTCTAGGGTGCCGGCGGCCGGCGTGGGTCGGGCCGTTGTCGTGCGGCCCACATCCGGACATGGCCGGTTCGGTTCTCCAATGGTCTATGGGTAAGAATGACCGTTGACAGTTCACATCCGGGCGGGTATCCGTCCACAGCTGCGAGAGCGGAGTCACGGTGTCTCAAACGGTGATCAAGACGGACGTCGCGCTGATCGGCGCCGGTATCATGAGCGCCACCCTCGGTGCGCTGATCCGGCGTCTGGAACCGACCTGGTCGGTGAGTGTGTTCGAACGTCTCGACGCCGCCGCCGCCGAGAGCAGCGACCCGTGGAACAACGCGGGCACCGGGCACTCGGCGCTGTGTGAGCTCAACTACACCCCCAAGACCGCCGACGGCGACGTCGACATCACCAAGGCGCTCAACATCAACGAGCAGTTCCAGGTGTCCCGGCAGTTCTGGGCGCACGCCGTCGACAACGGCATCCTGGGTGACCCGAGCGAGTTCATCAACCCGATCCCGCACGTGAGCTTCACCCACGGTGCCGACGGCGTCGAATACCTGCGCAAACGATACGACCGACTGTCCGCGAGCCCGCTGTTCGAGGGCATGGAGTACATCACCGATCCCGGCGAGTTCGCCGACCGGCTGCCGCTGATGGCCGCGGGCCGCGACTTCTCCGACCCGGTGGCGCTCAACTGGTTCACCGACGGCACCGACGTCGACTTCGGTGCACTGACCCAGCAACTGCTGAACTATGTCGGCCAGTCCGGAGATGTGTACTTCGGCCACTCCGTCACCAACCTGACCAAGCAGTCGGACGGTTCCTGGCGCGCCAAGGTCACCAACCGGCGCACCGGCGAGAAGCTCACCATCGCGGCCAAGTTCGTGTTCGTCGGGGCCGGCGGCGGTGCGCTGCACCTGCTGCAGAAGTCGGGCATCGCCGAGGCCAAGGGCTTCGGCGGCTTCCCGGTGTCGGGTGAATTCCTGCGGTGCACCAACCCCGAACTCATCGAGCAGCACGCCGCCAAGGTGTACGGGCAGGCCGCAGTGGGCGCACCGCCGATGTCGGTGCCGCACCTGGACACCCGCGTCATCAACCACAAGCAGGGTCTGCTGTTCGGCCCGTACGCGGGCTGGTCGCCCAAGTTCCTCAAGAGCGGGTCCATCACCGACCTGCCGTTCTCGGTCAAACCCAACAACCTGATCCCGCTGCTGTCGGTGGGTGTCAAGGAGATGTCGCTGACCAAGTACCTGCTCGGCGAGCTCGCCGCCAGCCGTGCCGACCAGATCAGCACCCTCGCCGATTTCATGCCGCGCGCAGACGGCGACGACTGGGAGATGATCACCGCCGGTCAGCGCGTGCAGGTGATCCGCAAGACCGCGGGCGGGGGATCGCTGGAGTTCGGCACCGCCGTCATCGCCGCCGCCGACGGCTCCATCGCGGGCCTGCTCGGGGCGTCGCCGGGCGCCTCGACCGCGGTTCCGGCGATGCTGTCGGTGCTCGAGCAGTGCTTCCCGCAGCAGTACCAGGCGTGGACGCCCAAGCTCACCGAGATGATCCCGTCGTTCGGCCAGAAGCTCGCCGACAACCGCGACCTGTTCGGCCAGGTGTGGGAATGGACCAGCGGTTCGCTGCGGCTCAGCGCGCGGCACGCCGTTTAGGCGGTCTGTGGCGCGCGGGTCACCGCGTGAGCTGATTGGTGCCGCGCGCGGCGGTGTGATAGTCACGACATCATGAGCATTGGCCAACTGCATCGCGCGTCGATGGACGAGATCGATGCACCGACCCTGTACCGGTTGCTGCAACTCCGGTCCGAGGTGTTCGTCCTGGAACAGGCCTGCCCGTATCAGGACCTCGACGGCCGTGACCTCGAACCCGGGACCCGGCAGCTGTGGATCACCGCCGACGACGGCACCATTGCCTCCGAGTTGCGCATCCTGCGCAACACCGGAGGCGACGGAGCCGTCGTCTACCAGATCGGCCGGGTGTGCACCCACCGTGCGCACCGCGGCCGCGGTCATACCCGGCTCCTCATAGCCGAGGCGCTCGGCGAGGTCGGTGACCATGAGTGCCGGGTCGAAGCACAGAAGTATCTCGCCGAGATGTACGTCGGTCACGGTTTCGCGGTGATCGGTGAGGAGTACCTGGAGGACGGCATCCCACACGTATCGATGATCAGACCGGCGGGCGGAGTGAGTGCGAGTGAGTGATAGTGCGGTGCGTTACCCGTTCACCGCGGTCGTCGGGCAGGATCGTCTCAAACTGGCCCTGATCCTGAGCGCTGTTTCCCCGGGGATCGGTGGTGTGCTGATCCGTGGCGAGAAGGGTACGGCCAAATCGACCATCGTGCGCGGTCTCGGACCGGTCGCGGGGGGCCGGGTCGTGGAGTTGCCGATCGGTGCCACCGAGGACCGCGTCGTGGGATCCCTGGATCTGACCGGGGTGCTGCGGGAAGGACGGGCCGACTTCACGCCCGGCCTGCTGGCACAGGCGGACGGCGGTGTGCTCTACATCGACGAGGTCAATCTGCTTGCCGACCACCTTGTCGATGTACTTCTCGATGCCGCCGCGAGCGGCCGGGTGACCATCGAACGCGACGGCGTCTCGCACACGCAGGCCGCCGATTTCGTGCTCGTGGGCACGATGAATCCCGAGGAGGGGGAGCTACGGCCGCAGCTGCTGGACCGATTCGGTCTCGCCGTCGACGTGGTGGCCGCCCACGACGTCGACGAGCGTGTCCAGATCATTTCGCGCAGAATGGAATTCGACGCCGATCCGGAAGCCTTCGTTGGCCGGTACGCGGACCAGGAGGCGGCGCTGCGCACTCGGATCGCGGCGGCGCGCGCCGTTGTGCGCGAGGTCTCGCTGCCGACGGCGCAACTGCGGCGCATCGCCGGGATCTGTGCCCACCTGGGTGTGGACGGTCTGCGCGGTGACATCGTCGTGGCCCGTGCCGCCGCCGCACACGCGGCCTGGCGCGGCGCACAAGCGGTCGACACAGACGACATCGCGGTCGCGGTGGAACTGGCGTTGCCGCATCGTCGGCGGCGCGATCCGTTCGACGATTCGGGCTTCACCGACGAACAACTCGACGAGGCGATGGAGGCCGGTGACGAGGCGGCCGGGCCCGAGGACACCGATCCCGATCCTGACTCCGACCCTGACGACGGTGGCCCGGATGAGGACGGCCCGGATGACGGTGGCCCGGACGGTGGGGGCGAGAACGGTCGGGAGGAGCCCGGTGACGCCCCGGCATCGGGCGATGGCGCCCCCGACGATGCTGGATCAGATGTACCCGCAACCGAACCCGAATCGCAGCAGGCCCCCGCGGGGGCATTGCTGGGTACCCGCACCGGCGGGACGCCTAGGCGTATGCGGGCACTGAAGGTGGCCGGAGTGGGCGACGGTGACCCGGGCCGGCGCTCACGCGCCCGCAGCACCAGGGGCGCGACCACCCATGCCATCGATTTCCGGTCGGGTCGCCCCCTGCACCTGTTCGGGACGGTGCTGGCGGCGGCCGGGCGAACCGCGATCACCCCCGATGATCGCCGCACCCCCGGTGACCGTGGCCAGGCGCGGGGCCTCACCGTCGTCGGCGACGACCTGCGCGCCGCGCAACGCGTCGGCCGTGAGGGCAACCTCGTGGTGTTCGTCGTCGACCTCAGTGGATCGATGACCGCACGCCGGCGTCTGGCCGCGGTCAGCGACCTGTGCGTCGATCTGCTGCGCGACTCCTACACCCGGCGCGACCGGGTGGCCGTGGTCACCGCACGCGGCTCGTCCGCGCAGGTCACCGTCCCGCCGACTCGATCGGTCGATCTGGCGGTGCGGCGACTGGCACAGGTACGCACCGGCGGCCGCACGCCGCTGGCCGAGGGACTGCAGGTGGCCACCGAGGTCATCGACGGCGCGGCCCGCCGCGAACCGGCCCGCCGGCCGCTGCTGGTGGTGCTCACCGATGGTCGGGCGACCGCCGGCCCGGATGCCCCCCGGCGCGCCGGGGCGGCCGCCGCGGGCATCGCCCGCCGCGGCATCGCCACGGTGGTGGTCGACTGCGAGCAGGGCATGATCCGGCTCGGTATGGCACATGAACTCGCCGCCCGGCTGGGCGCGCAATGCCTGTCCCTGGACGAACTGACCCCCGCAATGTTGCACCGGTCCGGACCCGACGAACCGGCCGGACCCGCCGCGCCTCGCCGCGCAGGTTAGGAGAATCGCTGTGCCACAAGGAGTCCCGGAGAGCATCCCGAACGACGGGCTGACCACCAGGCAGCGTCGTAACACGCCGGTGCTGGCCGTGCACACCGGCGATGGCAAAGGAAAGTCCACCGCCGCATTCGGCATGGCGATGCGGGCGTGGAACGCGGGCCTGAGCGTGGGGGTGTTCCAGTTCGTGAAAAGTGCCAAATGGCGGGTCGGTGAGGAATCGGCGATGCTCGCCCTCGGTGAGGTGCATGCCGCCACCGGCAAGGGTGCACCCGTCGAATGGCACAAGATGGGGCAGGGCTGGTCGTGGCTGCGCGCCAACGCCGGAGATGCCGACGACCACGCCGCCGCCGCGGCGGCCGGCTGGGCCGAGATCAAGCGTCGGCTCGCCGAGCACACCCACGACTTCTACGTCCTCGACGAGTTCACCTACCCGCTGGACTGGGGCTGGGTCGACACCGACGACGTCGTGGCCACGATGGCTGCCCGGCCCGGCCGCCAGCATGTGGTGATCACCGGGCGGCGGGCGCCGGCGGCCCTGATCGACGCCGCGGATCTGGTCACCGAGATGCGCAAGATCGCCCACCCGATGGATCAGGGCCGCAAAGGCCAGAAGGGGATCGAGTGGTGACCATCCCGACGATCGTCGTCGCCGCACCCGCCTCGGGCAGCGGCAAGACCACCGTCACCACCGGCCTGATCGGTGCATTGCGCGCCGCCGGACACACCGTGGCCCCGTTCAAGGTGGGACCGGATTTCATCGACCCCGGATATCATGCCGTCGCCGCCGGGCGGCCCGGCCGCAATCTCGACCCGAATCTCGTGGGCACCGACCTGGTCGCGCAACTGTTCACCGCCGGCGCGGCCGGTGCGGACATCGCCGTGGTCGAAGGGGTGATGGGACTGTTCGACGGCCGGATCCGTTCCGACAGCACCGGTTCGGCCGTCGACGAAGCGGACGCCATCGCCTGCGGTTCGACCGCCCACGTCGCCGCCCTCATCGGCGCACCGGTGGTCCTGGTCGTCGACGGGTCCGGGCACAGCCAGTCACTGGCCGCGGTGCTGCACGGATTCCTGACCTACGACACGTCGGTGCGCATCGCCGGGGTCATCCTCAACCGGGTCGGATCGGCCCGCCACGAACAGGTGCTGCGACACGCGTGCACCCGCGTCGGGCTCCCGGTGCTCGGGGTACTGCGCCGCGACCCGTCGCTGGCGGTGCCGTCCCGACACCTCGGGCTCATCCCGGCCGCCGAACGCAGCGCCGACGCGGTCGCCGCGGTCGACGCGATGTCCGCGGGAGTCGCAGCGGCACTGGACATCCCCGGGATCATGGCCGCGGCATCCGAACGTATGCCACTGACCGCCGCCGCGTGGTCGGCCGCCGACGTGCTCGCTGCCGAAACCCCCGAAACCCCAGGCGCCTCCGACACCCCGGACACCCGGGCGCCCGGTCCGGGAGCGGCGCCGGTGATCGCGGTCGCGGGCGGTCCTGCGTTCACCTTCTGCTACACCGAACTCGGCGAGCTCCTCGTCGCCGCCGGTGCCCGGGTCGCGGTGTTCGACCCGCTCACCGACACCCTGCCCGAGGAGACCGCCGGGGTGATCATCGGCGGCGGTTTCCCCGAGGAACACGCCGACCAGTTGTCGGCCAACGAGCCGCTGCGGCATCAACTGGCCCGGCACGCGGTGTCGGGAGGGCCGATCTGGGCCGAATGCGCCGGACTGCTGTACCTGACCCGCGAACTCGACGGGTATCCGATGGCAGGAGTCATCGACGCGGTGGGCAGGTTCTCGCCCACCCTGACGCTCGGCTACCGGGATGCGATCGCGGTAGCCGGTTCGGTGTTGTTCCGGGTGGGGGAACGGGTCACCGGACACGAATTCCACCGCAGCGTCGTCGTCGACGACCATCCGGGCGAGGCGCCGGCCTGGATGTGGCGCGACGGCACCGGGCGCCCGTCGGGGCACGGCCACGCCAGCCGCGAGGTGCACGCCTCTTACCTGCATGTTCACCCGGCCGGTCACCCGGCGGCCGTTGCCCGGTTCGTCACCGCCGCGGCGGCCTTCGGCGGCTCGGACGGCTCCCGGGGTGCGGCGGCAGCGGCCCTCATGCCGGTGGACAGGGAAGGAAACGCAGCCTCATGACCCGTAACTCCGTGACCAGGATCCAGGGCCGCCCGGAACCGCCCGAACACCGGTGGGCCGACGCCCTCGACGCGCTCACCAAACACGGTGGCGACGACCCGCGTCTGCTGCGCGACCTGCTCGACGCCGTCCTGGTGGTGGGGCAGGGGCTCGAGCTCGACGAGGCGCTGCAACGGATCGTGGAGGTGGCCGTCGGCACGGTCGACGCCCAGTACGGTGCGCTCGGCGTCCGCGGTGGCGACGGCGGGCTGGCCGAGTTCGTACACATCGGCATCACCCCCGAGCAGCGCTCCATCATGGGGCATCTGCCGGTCGGTCGCGGAGTTCTGGGTCTACTCATCAAGAAACCGCAGGTCCTGCGGATTCCACATCTGTCCGAGCATTCGTCGTCGGTGGGATTCCCGCCACACCATCCGCCGATGGAAACCTTCCTCGGCGCCCCGATCACCGTCCGCGGCTCCAACTTCGGCAGTATCTATCTCACCGAGAAGCGCAACGCCGACGAATTCACCAAGGTCGACGAGACCTTGATCGCGATGCTGGCGGTGGCCGCCGGGATCGCGATCGACAACGCCCGGCTCTTCGAGGGCGCCCGTACCCGGCACCGCTGGATGCAGGCGGTAGCGCGGCGCGGTTCCGAGCCATTGGCCGGGATCGCGTTGTCGGACACCATGTCCCGACTATGTGATGACGTAGCCGCACTGACCGACGCGCTGGATGTGGCCATTCTCACCAGCGCCGACGAGAAGCTGATCGTGCAGGGACGCGCACGGCATGCGAGCGGCTCGGACCCGACCATCGACGGCTCGGAGGTATCGGCGACACAGATGCCCATCGGCTCGTCCATGGTGGTCCTGGCGGCCGACCTGGTCCCCGCCGGGGTGGTGGCGGACGGCGCCGAATGGATCACCGTGCAGCCCTTGCAGCGGGCGGCCGGCGCGTTCGGCTGGATGGTGGTCGCCCACCGTCGTCGGCCCTGGTGGGAACCGGAGGAGATCGCCGGTCTGGCCGGTGTCGCCGAAGTGGCCTCGCTGGCGGTGGTGTATGCCGAGCAGCAACAGATCGCCCGCGACCTCGAGGTACTCGAGGATCGCCATCGGATCGCCCGCGACCTGCACGATCACGTCATCCAGCGGTTGTTCGCCGTCGGGATGTCCATGCAGACGATGCTGGCCACCCCGCACGGCGAGGACGAGACGATCGCCGCCCCGGTGTCCCGGCTCGAACAGGTCGTCATCGACCTCGATCGCACCATCGCGCAGATCAGGACCTCGATCTTCGACCTGCAGACCATCTCCGGCCACCACGACGCCACCACCCTGCGGCGCCGGGTTCTCGACATCGTGTCCGAACTGGCCGCGCACGCCCCCATCTCGCCGAGCGTCACCTTCGACGGGCCGGTGGACACCGTGGTACCCGAGTCCCTCGGACCGCACATCGACGCGGTGCTGCGTGAAGGCCTGTCCAACGCGCTGCGCCACGCCGACGCCGACCGGATCTCGGTGCTCGTCAGCGCCGACGAGGACGTCCTGAAGGTGGAGATCACCGACGACGGCAAGGGCATCGACACCAACGTCACCTATCGGGGGCTGGAGAATCTCACCACGCGCGCCGACGAATGCGATGGCACGTTCACCATCGACACCACCCCACAGCGGCCCGGCCGCGACAGCGGCACGACGTTGACCTGGATGGTTCCACTGGTGCACTGACCTACCACCGGGCCGGTGGGTCAGGCCGGGCGCCGTTCGCTCAGCGCGGACGGTCTGGTCGCGCGGGCGCGGGCGCGGTCGAGCTTGTCGACGCGCTGATGCAGTTCGGTCACGAACGCGGTGATCTTGTCGCGATACATCTGCCCGACCGGGCCGATGTCGTCGCGTTCGAATACCTGCCATTTGCGCAGCAGCGGCAACACCACATCCGACAGGTGCTGATTCAGGTCGTAGATGCCGCCTTCGGCGATGAGCGCGGCGATGCGTCCGAGGACCGGCGACGACCCGGGCACCGGCGTGGCGCCGGGCACCGGGGAGGTGGAGAGTATGCCGTAGATCGCGGCCATCGTCTGATCGGGTGCCAGGTCGAGGGCGCTCTCGACGATATTGCGGTAGAAGAGCATGTGCAGGTTCTCGTCGCCGGCCACCCGGTGCAGCAGCCGCACCGCGATCGGGTCGGTGGCGGCTTTCGCCGCATTGCGGTGCGCTACCCGCGTCGACAATTCGTGGCAGGCCATGTAGACGAGTGCGAACAGCAGACCGACACTGTGTTCGGAAAGGCCGTGGGTGCGGGCGAGTGGGTCGAATCCGGTCATCGCGTTGCGGGTGCGGGCGATGTCGAGCTGGACCGGGTCCACCCCGCGAGTGACCATGAGGTAGTCGCGGATCACCGCCGAATGCCGCATCTCCTCCGCGGTCCACCGGCCCACCCACGCGCCCCACGCGTCATCGAACGTGACGTGTTCGGCGATCATCCGGTGATAGGAGGGCAGGCCGTCCTTGGTCAGCATCAGTCCGAGCATCGCCGAGCGGGCCGAATCCGGGAGCATCGACTGCGCCGGGTCCCAGTCGTCGCCGCCGAGGGTGGCGAAGTTGCGGCCGCCGTCCCAGGGGACGTACTCGTGCGGGTACCAGTCTTTGGCCATCTTCATGTGCCGTTCGAGTTCGGACTCGCACACCGGCAGCAGCTCGCGCAGCAGATCGGGGCCGGTCATCGGGGAGATGGCGGTCACGATGCCCGTGAGACTGGTCACGAATACTCCTGCATCTGCTGCTGTTTCGTCGGTCGGTGAAGCGAGGTACGCATCGTTGCCGGTCCTCGGTTCCACTCTTCGCTCATCGCGGATGCGACTCCTGAGGAAAAGGTCCCGACAGGGTGGGGCCGGTTGTCGTCCCCTGTCGCACTGCTGCGGTAGCGTCTCATCCATGGCATCAGCAGGTGAGATTCATGACCCCGGCAACGACGGCGTCACCCCGCGCGTTCGCGTGTATCTCGTCGACGATCACGAACTGGTCCGGCGCGGACTGCGTGACCTACTCGGCACGGCGGCCGACCTGGAGATCGTCGGTGAGGCCGCATCCGTCGGCGAGGCCACCGTCGGCATCCTCGCCACCAAGCCCGATGTCGCGGTTCTCGACGTCCGGTTGCCCGACGGCAGTGGTGTGGAGCTGTGCCGTGACGTGCGGTCGGCCGAACCGTCGGTGCACTGCCTGATGCTCACCAGCTACGCCGACGACGACGCGCTGCTGGCCGCGGTGCTCGCGGGGGCATCTGGCTTCGTGCTCAAGCAGATCCTCGGGCAGGATCTGGTCGCGGCGGTGCGGACCGTCGGGCGGGGCGGTTCGCTGCTCGACGACCGCAGCACCGCGGCGCTGCTGGCGCGGCTGCGCGACGGCAAACGCGACGACGTCGATCCGCTCGCCGAACTCACCCATCAGGAACGTGAGGTGTTCCACCTCATCGGTGAGGGCCTGACCAACCGGCAGATAGCTCAGCGGATGTTCCTGGCGGAGAAGACGATCAAGAACTACGTTTCGCGCATCCTGTCCAAGCTCGACATGCAACGCCGTACCCAGGTGGCGGTGATGGCCACCAAGCTGCGTGACGACAAACACTGACCGGGCCACAACACCGAGCACGGGCGGTCCGGCGGCGGCCGGTAGGCTGTTTCCTCATGGCTGAACGCGTTACTCCGGAGTCGGTTCCCAGTCTGTATCTGGCCGGACTCGATCTGCGTGGGCGCCGGGTCGTCGTGGTCGGCGGGGGTTCGGTGGCGCAGCGGCGCCTGCCCAATCTGATCGCCGCCGGTGCCGATGTCGTGGTGGTCGCCACCGACCCCACGCCGGCCGTCGAATCGTTTCCCGGGATCACGGTCATCACCCGGCCCTACGCCGACGGTGACCTCGACGGTGCCTGGTATGTGCTGGCCTGTACCGACGACCCGCAGGTCAACGCGGCCGTGGTGGCCGAGGCCGAGCGCGGGCGGGTCTTCTGTGTGCGCGCCGACGACGCCCGGCAGGGCACCGCGGCCACACCGGCGTCGGGGCGGCACCGGGACCTGCAGTTCGGAGTGCTCGCCGGCGGTGACCACCGGCAGTCGGCGGCGATGCGCGCGGCGATCTCGCGCGCCCTGGCCGACGGTTCACTCGCCCGCAGGCGGGCACGCCACCCGCCCGGGGTGGCCCTGGTGGGCGGCGGGCCCGGCGACGCCGAGCTGATCACAGTGCGGGGGCAGCGCCTGCTCGCCCAGGCCGATGTGGTGGTGGCCGATCGGCTCGCGCCGCCGGAGTTGCTGGCCGCGCTCGGGCCGCAGGTGGAGATCATCGACGCCGCCAAGGTGCCGTACGGACGGGCGATGAAGCAGGAGGCCATCAACGACGTCCTGGTGGCCCGGGCCAAGGAGGGCAAGTTCGTCGTCCGGCTCAAGGGCGGCGACCCGTTCGTCTACGGCCGGGGCTTCGAGGAACTGCAGGCCTGTGTCGCGGCCGGGGTACCGGTCACCGTGGTTCCCGGGGTGAGCAGCCCGATCGCCGCCCCCGGCGCGGCGGGGATCCCCGTCACCCATCGTGGGGTGACGCATGAGGTGGTGATCGCCTCCGGCCACGTTCGGCCCGGCCATCCGGATTCGCTCATCGACTGGTCGGTGCTCGCCCGGCTACGGGGCACCCTGGTGCTGATGATGGCCGTGGAACGGGTGGCGGTGTTCGCCGACGCCCTGCTCGCCGGCGGAAAACCCGGCGACACCCCGGTGGCGATGATCGAGAACGGATCGCTGCCCACCCAGCGGCTGCTGCGCACCGACCTCGCCCACGCCGGTGAGGTCGCCGACGCCGAGCACCTGACGCCGCCGGCCATCGTCGTCATCGGTGCCGTCGCAGGCTTCACCGAGGCCGATTCACTGCGACTGACAGGCAACTGACGGCCGCACCGAACCATTCTTCGACTATCGCCCCATAGCGTCGTCGGCGGCGGTGACGAACAGGATCGCCCGTCGCCGTCGTTCTCCTGAGTCCCGGTCGAACGCCGGATCAACCATGGACGGGGCCCGTCATGCGCACTTGCATATATCAACGGAAATTGGCTTATCCTCCGGCCCGGCCGGTACCGTCGGTGCCCATGGCAACATTCGGTAAGCCCCACTCAGGGACGCGAGGTCTCACCGATGCACCATAAGGTTCTCGGACCCGCCATCTTCGTGTTGAGCGGGATGCAGCTGCTGATGGTGCTCGACGGCACCGTGGCGGCGCTGGCCTTGCCCAAGATCCGCGACGCCCTGTCACTGAGCGAATCCAACGCCAAC contains:
- the mqo gene encoding malate dehydrogenase (quinone) yields the protein MSQTVIKTDVALIGAGIMSATLGALIRRLEPTWSVSVFERLDAAAAESSDPWNNAGTGHSALCELNYTPKTADGDVDITKALNINEQFQVSRQFWAHAVDNGILGDPSEFINPIPHVSFTHGADGVEYLRKRYDRLSASPLFEGMEYITDPGEFADRLPLMAAGRDFSDPVALNWFTDGTDVDFGALTQQLLNYVGQSGDVYFGHSVTNLTKQSDGSWRAKVTNRRTGEKLTIAAKFVFVGAGGGALHLLQKSGIAEAKGFGGFPVSGEFLRCTNPELIEQHAAKVYGQAAVGAPPMSVPHLDTRVINHKQGLLFGPYAGWSPKFLKSGSITDLPFSVKPNNLIPLLSVGVKEMSLTKYLLGELAASRADQISTLADFMPRADGDDWEMITAGQRVQVIRKTAGGGSLEFGTAVIAAADGSIAGLLGASPGASTAVPAMLSVLEQCFPQQYQAWTPKLTEMIPSFGQKLADNRDLFGQVWEWTSGSLRLSARHAV
- a CDS encoding VWA domain-containing protein, producing the protein MSDSAVRYPFTAVVGQDRLKLALILSAVSPGIGGVLIRGEKGTAKSTIVRGLGPVAGGRVVELPIGATEDRVVGSLDLTGVLREGRADFTPGLLAQADGGVLYIDEVNLLADHLVDVLLDAAASGRVTIERDGVSHTQAADFVLVGTMNPEEGELRPQLLDRFGLAVDVVAAHDVDERVQIISRRMEFDADPEAFVGRYADQEAALRTRIAAARAVVREVSLPTAQLRRIAGICAHLGVDGLRGDIVVARAAAAHAAWRGAQAVDTDDIAVAVELALPHRRRRDPFDDSGFTDEQLDEAMEAGDEAAGPEDTDPDPDSDPDDGGPDEDGPDDGGPDGGGENGREEPGDAPASGDGAPDDAGSDVPATEPESQQAPAGALLGTRTGGTPRRMRALKVAGVGDGDPGRRSRARSTRGATTHAIDFRSGRPLHLFGTVLAAAGRTAITPDDRRTPGDRGQARGLTVVGDDLRAAQRVGREGNLVVFVVDLSGSMTARRRLAAVSDLCVDLLRDSYTRRDRVAVVTARGSSAQVTVPPTRSVDLAVRRLAQVRTGGRTPLAEGLQVATEVIDGAARREPARRPLLVVLTDGRATAGPDAPRRAGAAAAGIARRGIATVVVDCEQGMIRLGMAHELAARLGAQCLSLDELTPAMLHRSGPDEPAGPAAPRRAG
- a CDS encoding cobyrinate a,c-diamide synthase, with the translated sequence MVTIPTIVVAAPASGSGKTTVTTGLIGALRAAGHTVAPFKVGPDFIDPGYHAVAAGRPGRNLDPNLVGTDLVAQLFTAGAAGADIAVVEGVMGLFDGRIRSDSTGSAVDEADAIACGSTAHVAALIGAPVVLVVDGSGHSQSLAAVLHGFLTYDTSVRIAGVILNRVGSARHEQVLRHACTRVGLPVLGVLRRDPSLAVPSRHLGLIPAAERSADAVAAVDAMSAGVAAALDIPGIMAAASERMPLTAAAWSAADVLAAETPETPGASDTPDTRAPGPGAAPVIAVAGGPAFTFCYTELGELLVAAGARVAVFDPLTDTLPEETAGVIIGGGFPEEHADQLSANEPLRHQLARHAVSGGPIWAECAGLLYLTRELDGYPMAGVIDAVGRFSPTLTLGYRDAIAVAGSVLFRVGERVTGHEFHRSVVVDDHPGEAPAWMWRDGTGRPSGHGHASREVHASYLHVHPAGHPAAVARFVTAAAAFGGSDGSRGAAAAALMPVDREGNAAS
- a CDS encoding GAF domain-containing sensor histidine kinase, whose product is MTRNSVTRIQGRPEPPEHRWADALDALTKHGGDDPRLLRDLLDAVLVVGQGLELDEALQRIVEVAVGTVDAQYGALGVRGGDGGLAEFVHIGITPEQRSIMGHLPVGRGVLGLLIKKPQVLRIPHLSEHSSSVGFPPHHPPMETFLGAPITVRGSNFGSIYLTEKRNADEFTKVDETLIAMLAVAAGIAIDNARLFEGARTRHRWMQAVARRGSEPLAGIALSDTMSRLCDDVAALTDALDVAILTSADEKLIVQGRARHASGSDPTIDGSEVSATQMPIGSSMVVLAADLVPAGVVADGAEWITVQPLQRAAGAFGWMVVAHRRRPWWEPEEIAGLAGVAEVASLAVVYAEQQQIARDLEVLEDRHRIARDLHDHVIQRLFAVGMSMQTMLATPHGEDETIAAPVSRLEQVVIDLDRTIAQIRTSIFDLQTISGHHDATTLRRRVLDIVSELAAHAPISPSVTFDGPVDTVVPESLGPHIDAVLREGLSNALRHADADRISVLVSADEDVLKVEITDDGKGIDTNVTYRGLENLTTRADECDGTFTIDTTPQRPGRDSGTTLTWMVPLVH
- a CDS encoding GNAT family N-acetyltransferase, with the translated sequence MSIGQLHRASMDEIDAPTLYRLLQLRSEVFVLEQACPYQDLDGRDLEPGTRQLWITADDGTIASELRILRNTGGDGAVVYQIGRVCTHRAHRGRGHTRLLIAEALGEVGDHECRVEAQKYLAEMYVGHGFAVIGEEYLEDGIPHVSMIRPAGGVSASE
- the cobO gene encoding cob(I)yrinic acid a,c-diamide adenosyltransferase, with translation MPQGVPESIPNDGLTTRQRRNTPVLAVHTGDGKGKSTAAFGMAMRAWNAGLSVGVFQFVKSAKWRVGEESAMLALGEVHAATGKGAPVEWHKMGQGWSWLRANAGDADDHAAAAAAGWAEIKRRLAEHTHDFYVLDEFTYPLDWGWVDTDDVVATMAARPGRQHVVITGRRAPAALIDAADLVTEMRKIAHPMDQGRKGQKGIEW
- a CDS encoding response regulator: MASAGEIHDPGNDGVTPRVRVYLVDDHELVRRGLRDLLGTAADLEIVGEAASVGEATVGILATKPDVAVLDVRLPDGSGVELCRDVRSAEPSVHCLMLTSYADDDALLAAVLAGASGFVLKQILGQDLVAAVRTVGRGGSLLDDRSTAALLARLRDGKRDDVDPLAELTHQEREVFHLIGEGLTNRQIAQRMFLAEKTIKNYVSRILSKLDMQRRTQVAVMATKLRDDKH
- a CDS encoding acyl-ACP desaturase, encoding MTSLTGIVTAISPMTGPDLLRELLPVCESELERHMKMAKDWYPHEYVPWDGGRNFATLGGDDWDPAQSMLPDSARSAMLGLMLTKDGLPSYHRMIAEHVTFDDAWGAWVGRWTAEEMRHSAVIRDYLMVTRGVDPVQLDIARTRNAMTGFDPLARTHGLSEHSVGLLFALVYMACHELSTRVAHRNAAKAATDPIAVRLLHRVAGDENLHMLFYRNIVESALDLAPDQTMAAIYGILSTSPVPGATPVPGSSPVLGRIAALIAEGGIYDLNQHLSDVVLPLLRKWQVFERDDIGPVGQMYRDKITAFVTELHQRVDKLDRARARATRPSALSERRPA